In the genome of Oxyura jamaicensis isolate SHBP4307 breed ruddy duck chromosome 13, BPBGC_Ojam_1.0, whole genome shotgun sequence, one region contains:
- the FGFR4 gene encoding fibroblast growth factor receptor 4, whose protein sequence is MRPLWHVLAGLLLAARPAASRRGAMETELFESPLLESEEEHLLLDPGNVLKLYCDANHSGASVVWYKESRLLVPGGRVHLQQSLLEISEVAYEDSGLYVCRARGTGEILRNFTISVVDSLASGDDDEDSDGDGPHGDRSEEPVYVHRAPYWTHPHRMDKKLYAVPAGNTVKFRCPASGSPSPSIRWFKNGREFRGEHRIGGIRLRHQHWSLVMESVVPSDRGNYTCLVENRFGSIRYSYLLDVLERSPHRPILQAGLPANTTALVGSDVEFFCKVYSDAQPHIQWLKHIEVNGSSYGPDGVPYVQVLKTADINSSEVEVLYLRNVSMEDAGEYTCLAGNSIGLSYQSAWLTVLPEEELVREAEAPEAKYTDIIIYTSGSLAVAMAVIIVVLCRMQTQSSKQPLEPMAVHKLSKFPLIRQFSLDSSSSGKSSTSLMRVTRLSSSCAPMLAGVVELDLPLDSKWELPRDKLVLGKPLGEGCFGQVVRAEAYGIDRERPDRAVTVAVKMLKDNATDKDLADLISEMEMMKLMDKHKNIINLLGVCTQDGPLYVIVEFAAKGNLREYLRARRPPTPDYTFDITALPEEQLSFKDLVSCVYQVARGMEYLESKRCIHRDLAARNVLVTAENVMKIADFGLARDVHDIDYYKKTSNGRLPVKWMAPEALFDRVYTHQSDVWSFGILMWEIFTLGGSPYPGIPVEELFKLLKEGHRMDRPSNCTHELYMLMRECWHAVPSQRPTFKQLVEGLDKILAAVSEEYLDLSMPFEQYSPSCEDTTSTCSSDDSVFTHDPLPLAPCLFTYPSVRT, encoded by the exons ATGCGGCCGCTCTGGCACGTCCTggccgggctgctgctggcggctcggcccgccgcctcccgccgcgGGGCGATGGAGACAG agctgttcGAGAGCCCCTTGCTGGAGTCGGAGGAGGAACATCTCCTGCTGGACCCAGGCAATGTGCTGAAGCTGTACTGCGACGCCAACCACAGCGGTGCCAGCGTGGTCTGGTACAAGGAGTCCAGGCTGCTAGTCCCGGGGGGCCGCGTCCATCTCCAGCAGAGCTTGTTGGAGATCTCCGAGGTCGCCTACGAGGACTCGGGGCTCTACGTGTGCCGGGCACGGGGCACTGGGGAGATCCTGCGCAACTTCACCATCTCCGTCGTGG ACTCGCTGGCGTCGGGCGATGACGACGAAGACAGCGATGGGGACGGTCCCCACGGAGATCGCAGCGAGGAGCCCGTCTACGTGCACAGAG CGCCGTACTGGACCCACCCGCACCGGATGGACAAGAAGCTGTACGCCGTCCCCGCGGGGAACACCGTCAAGTTTCGCTGCCCGGCCtcgggcagccccagccccagcatccGCTGGTTCAAGAACGGCCGCGAGTTCCGGGGGGAGCACCGCATCGGGGGCATCCGG CTCCGGCACCAGCACTGGAGCCTGGTCATGGAGAGCGTGGTGCCCTCCGACCGCGGCAACTACACCTGCCTGGTGGAGAACAGGTTCGGGAGCATCCGCTACAGCTACCTGCTGGACGTGCTGG AGAGGTCCCCGCACCGGCCCatcctgcaggcagggctcccGGCCAACACCACCGCCCTGGTGGGCAGCGACGTGGAGTTCTTCTGCAAGGTCTACAGCGACGCCCAGCCCCACATCCAGTGGCTGAAGCACATCGAGGTGAACGGCAGCAGCTACGGCCCCGACGGGGTGCCCTACGTCCAAGTGCTCAAG ACCGCGGATATCAACAGCTCGGAGGTGGAGGTGCTGTACCTGCGCAACGTCTCCATGGAGGACGCGGGCGAGTACACCTGCCTGGCGGGGAACTCCATCGGCCTCTCCTACCAGTCGGCCTGGCTCACCGTGCTCCCAG AAGAGGAGCTGGTGCGGGAGGCCGAGGCCCCCGAGGCCAAGTACACGGACATCATCATCTACACGTCGGGCTCGCTGGCCGTGGCCATGGCCGTCATCATCGTGGTGCTGTGCCGGATGCAGACGCAGTCGAGCAAGCAGCCCCTGGAGCCCATGGCAGTCCACAAGCTCTCCAAATTCCCGCTCATCCGGCAG TTCTCCCTGGACTCCAGCTCCTCGGGGAAGTCCAGCACGTCCCTGATGCGCGTCACTCGCCTCTCCTCCAGCTGTGCCCCCATGCTGGCGGGGGTGGTGGAGCTGGACCTGCCCCTCGACTCCAAGTGGGAGTTACCCCGGGACAA gctggtgctgggcaaGCCCCTGGGAGAAGGCTGCTTCGGCCAGGTGGTGCGGGCAGAGGCGTACGGCATCGACAGGGAGAGGCCGGACAGAGCCGTCACCGTGGCTGTGAAGATGCTCAAAG aCAACGCCACCGACAAGGACCTGGCTGACCTCATCTCCGAGATGGAGATGATGAAGCTCATGGACAAGCACAAAAACATCATCAACCTCCTGGGCGTCTGCACGCAGGACG GGCCGCTGTACGTGATCGTGGAGTTCGCAGCCAAGGGCAACCTGCGCGAGTACCTCCGCGCCCGGCGCCCTCCCACGCCCGACTACACCTTCGACATCACGGCGCTGCCCGAGGAGCAGCTCTCCTTCAAGGACCTGGTGTCCTGCGTCTACCAGGTGGCCCGCGGCATGGAGTACCTGGAGTCCAAGCGG TGCATCCACCGCGACCTGGCTGCCCGCAACGTGCTGGTCACAGCAGAGAACGTGATGAAAATCGCTGACTTTGGCTTGGCCAGGGACGTCCACGACATCGACTACTACAAGAAAACCAGCAAC GGCCGCCTGCCCGTGAAGTGGATGGCACCAGAGGCCCTGTTTGACCGCGTCTACACCCATCAGAGCGACGT GTGGTCCTTCGGGATCCTGATGTGGGAGATCTTCACCCTGGGCGGCTCCCCCTACCCCGGCATCCCCGTGGAGGAGCTCTTCAAGCTGCTGAAGGAGGGGCACCGCATGGACCGGCCGTCCAACTGCACCCACGAGCT GTACATGCTGATGCGGGAGTGCTGGCACGCCGTGCCCTCGCAGCGCCCCACCTTCAAGCAGCTGGTGGAGGGGCTGGACAAGATCCTGGCGGCCGTCTCGGAGGAG TACCTGGACCTCTCCATGCCCTTCGAGCAGTACTCGCCCTCCTGCGAGGACACCACCAGCACCTGCTCCTCGGACGACTCCGTCTTCACCCACGACCCGCTGCCGCTCGCTCCCTGCCTCTTCACCTACCCCAGCGTGAGGACTTAA